In a genomic window of Wyeomyia smithii strain HCP4-BCI-WySm-NY-G18 chromosome 1, ASM2978416v1, whole genome shotgun sequence:
- the LOC129726098 gene encoding trimeric intracellular cation channel type 1B.1, with protein MDPEAFLDIANQVIKLKMFPYFDIAHSLLCALSVKEDLGAGAQAFSRKHPLACWLSTMLVVFAGGMVANGLLGEPILSPLKNTPQLLVATACWYIVFYTPFDVGYKVAKFLPVKLVASAMKEIYRAKKIHDGVSHAAKLYPNAFIIMIIIGTLKGNGAGFTKLLERLIRGVWTPTAMEFLQPSFYTKASLIASIIFVLDKKTDLISAPHALVYFGIVIFLVYFKLSSILLGIHDPFVPFENLSCALFFGGIWDSLAKILGRGQAKEESKDAKKTN; from the exons ATGGATCCGGAGGCATTCCTGGATATCGCCAACCAGGTGATAAAACTGAAAATGTTTCCGTATTTCGATATAGCGCACAGTCTGTTGTGCGCACTATCGGTCAAGGAGGACCTCGGAGCAGGAGCGCAAGCTTTTTCCCGTAAGCATCCGCTCGCCTGTTGGCTGTCGACGATGCTGGTGGTGTTTGCCGGTGGCATGGTCGCCAATGGCTTGCTCGGGGAACCAATTCTGTCTCCGCTGAAGAACACCCCGCAGCTGCTGGTAGCCACGGCGTGCTGGTACATCGTTTTCTACACTCCATTCGACGTTGGGTACAAAGTTGCCAAGTTTCTTCCCGTGAAGCTAGTCGCTAGTGCCATGAAGGAAATCTATCGTGCTAAGAAG ATTCACGATGGCGTATCGCATGCTGCCAAGCTGTATCCGAATGCTTTCAtcattatgattattattgGAACGCTAAAGGGTAATGGAGCGGGTTTCACTAAGTTGCTAGAACGACTAATCCGCGGTGTTTGGACTCCTACCGCTATGGAGTTTTTGCAGCCAAGCTT CTACACCAAAGCCTCACTGATTGCCTCCATCATCTTCGTGCTGGACAAAAAGACCGATTTGATTTCGGCTCCGCATGCTTTGGTGTACTTCGGCATCGTAATCTTCCTGGTGTACTTCAAGCTGTCCTCGATTCTGCTGGGCATTCACGATCCTTTCGTGCCGTTCGAAAATCTAAGCTGTGCGCTTTTCTTCGGAGGCATTTGGGATAGCTTGGCGAAGATTCTAGGCCGTGGACAAGCCAAGGAAGAATCTAAAGATGCGAAAAAAACTAACTAG